One genomic window of Boudabousia tangfeifanii includes the following:
- a CDS encoding YbdD/YjiX family protein: MKKVSSKLQTAYRNVRWYVRGVVGADAYEKYVRWCEHTGHEPMDEKTFWRDKCDREEKSPGMRCC; this comes from the coding sequence ATGAAAAAAGTATCTAGCAAACTGCAAACTGCCTACCGCAATGTCCGTTGGTACGTGCGAGGCGTAGTTGGTGCAGACGCCTACGAAAAATACGTTCGTTGGTGCGAGCACACTGGTCACGAACCCATGGATGAAAAAACCTTCTGGCGTGACAAGTGCGATCGGGAGGAGAAATCTCCTGGAATGCGCTGCTGCTAG
- a CDS encoding carbon starvation CstA family protein, with protein MNSKPEESDIQQTHNHGTGISAETLAEMPPVELSEEAKARNDRWNPKKIAIWAIISLIAASGWWFTAIARGETVNGIWFVFAAVGSYLIAYRFYAKYIQDKFVKPDDKRATPAEYDYNGRDFVPTDRRILYGHHFAAIAGAGPLVGPVLAAQMGYLPGTIWIIVGVIFAGAVQDYLVLVISMRRGGRSLGQMAKDELGTVGGIAALVATLSIMLIIVAILAMVVVNSLAASSWGVWSVGLTIPIALFMGFYLRYIRPGKVMEVSMIGIVLLLLAIISGGWIENSSLSTALHLGRPFLAWVIIIYGATAAILPVWMLLAPRDYLSTFMKVGVITMLALAIIVVRPVITVPAVTHFATAGNGPVFSGTIFPFLFVTIACGALSGFHATISSGTTPKLIEKESQARLIGYGGMLMESFVAIMALVAAVSVDQGIYYAMNSPIAATQGTVEGAVAFVNQLGLTGVNLQPETLTETARLVGETSVVSRTGGAPTLAVGLATIMHQIFGGQSMMSFWYHFAIMFEALFILTSVDAGTRVARFMLSDALGNFIPRMKDHSWTLGSWITTLLMVAGWGSILLMGVYDPLGGINTLFPLFGIANQLLAAVALSICLVVFARKGYTWKLLIIFIPMVFTAIITVYGSYLKIFSADPKIGYWANHFRYKDALAAGKTELGAAKSVEAMNTVVKNTAIQGSLSILFVVCALIVMIVACIRTVQALQGKNLIDTEDPYVDSRMYAPSGMGANPDEKILVKQWEEFYAKHPELDLENSHHAELAKESAKA; from the coding sequence ATGAACTCAAAGCCAGAAGAGTCTGATATTCAACAGACCCATAACCACGGCACGGGTATTTCTGCCGAAACACTTGCGGAGATGCCTCCAGTCGAGCTCAGCGAAGAAGCAAAAGCTCGCAACGATCGTTGGAACCCAAAGAAGATTGCTATTTGGGCAATCATTTCTCTAATCGCAGCATCCGGCTGGTGGTTTACCGCCATTGCCCGAGGTGAAACCGTAAACGGCATTTGGTTCGTTTTCGCTGCGGTAGGTTCCTACCTAATCGCATACCGCTTCTACGCCAAGTACATTCAGGATAAATTCGTAAAGCCTGATGACAAGCGCGCTACCCCAGCAGAATATGACTACAACGGTCGCGACTTTGTTCCCACCGACCGCCGCATCCTTTACGGGCACCACTTCGCCGCTATCGCCGGCGCTGGCCCACTAGTCGGCCCAGTATTGGCTGCTCAGATGGGCTATCTCCCAGGTACTATCTGGATTATCGTTGGTGTTATTTTTGCTGGCGCTGTCCAGGACTACCTCGTCCTCGTTATTTCGATGCGTCGCGGCGGCCGTTCACTCGGTCAGATGGCAAAGGACGAACTCGGCACTGTTGGCGGTATCGCGGCATTGGTTGCCACCCTCTCCATCATGCTTATCATCGTTGCCATCTTGGCAATGGTAGTAGTTAACTCCCTAGCAGCTTCCTCTTGGGGTGTTTGGTCAGTAGGCCTAACCATTCCGATCGCCTTGTTCATGGGCTTCTACCTCCGCTACATTCGCCCAGGCAAGGTCATGGAAGTTTCTATGATCGGTATCGTCCTCTTGCTACTCGCCATCATCTCCGGTGGCTGGATTGAAAACTCCTCGCTCTCAACTGCGCTCCACCTAGGTCGTCCGTTCTTGGCTTGGGTCATTATCATTTACGGCGCCACCGCCGCCATCTTGCCAGTCTGGATGCTACTAGCCCCACGTGACTACCTATCCACCTTCATGAAGGTTGGCGTTATCACCATGTTGGCTCTCGCCATCATTGTGGTTCGTCCAGTAATCACCGTCCCAGCCGTTACCCACTTCGCTACTGCCGGCAATGGCCCAGTCTTCTCGGGTACCATCTTCCCATTCCTATTCGTCACGATTGCTTGTGGTGCTTTGTCTGGCTTCCACGCCACGATTTCCTCTGGTACCACTCCAAAGCTGATCGAAAAGGAATCTCAAGCACGCCTTATCGGTTACGGTGGCATGTTGATGGAATCCTTCGTAGCCATCATGGCTTTGGTCGCCGCAGTTTCGGTTGACCAGGGCATCTACTACGCCATGAACTCCCCCATCGCCGCTACTCAGGGTACGGTCGAGGGCGCGGTTGCTTTCGTAAACCAGCTTGGTTTGACTGGGGTAAACCTCCAGCCAGAAACCCTCACTGAAACCGCTCGCCTAGTTGGTGAAACCTCCGTCGTTTCCCGTACCGGTGGTGCCCCCACCTTGGCAGTCGGTCTAGCAACCATCATGCACCAGATTTTCGGTGGCCAGTCCATGATGAGCTTCTGGTACCACTTCGCCATTATGTTTGAAGCTCTCTTCATTCTTACCTCGGTGGACGCTGGTACCCGTGTTGCCCGTTTCATGCTCTCGGACGCCCTCGGCAACTTTATCCCCCGCATGAAGGACCACTCCTGGACCCTAGGTTCTTGGATCACCACCCTACTCATGGTGGCTGGTTGGGGCTCGATTCTCCTAATGGGCGTTTACGACCCACTTGGTGGTATCAATACTCTCTTCCCACTATTCGGCATCGCTAACCAGCTACTAGCTGCAGTTGCGCTCTCGATTTGTTTGGTGGTCTTCGCGCGCAAGGGCTACACCTGGAAGCTACTCATTATCTTCATCCCAATGGTATTCACTGCCATCATCACCGTTTACGGTTCCTACTTGAAGATCTTCTCAGCTGATCCCAAGATCGGTTACTGGGCTAACCACTTCCGTTACAAGGATGCACTAGCCGCCGGTAAGACCGAGCTAGGCGCCGCTAAGAGTGTGGAAGCCATGAACACCGTCGTCAAGAACACTGCCATCCAGGGTTCACTATCGATTCTCTTCGTGGTTTGTGCTCTCATCGTGATGATTGTTGCTTGCATCCGTACAGTTCAGGCTTTGCAAGGCAAGAACCTAATCGATACCGAAGATCCTTACGTCGACTCTCGCATGTATGCTCCTTCGGGCATGGGTGCCAACCCAGACGAAAAGATTCTCGTCAAGCAGTGGGAAGAGTTCTACGCCAAGCACCCAGAACTTGACCTAGAAAACTCCCACCATGCAGAACTCGCTAAAGAAAGCGCCAAAGCATGA
- a CDS encoding nitroreductase family protein codes for MMNPMIEAQLAHRSIRAYSQSKLTAEQLKTLLTVARHGATSAYQQQTTIIHVTDPKVREQIYQASGQPYVGGDRGELFLFIADLYRNAKIREEAGVDIEDLARMNLFLQACQDTLIAAQNMVAAAESLGLGTVYLGSITADPRLVIEALKLPRLTYPLVGLLVGEPEQSPQFKPRLPQSIVVSENAYPDFENFHEALAEYDAVVQQYYDLRDTTKTIGTFTSRIEKLLGKGAADQSPVLEILHEQGLGLK; via the coding sequence ATTATGAACCCGATGATTGAGGCGCAACTGGCTCATCGTTCAATTCGTGCTTATAGTCAGTCTAAGTTGACAGCTGAACAGCTAAAAACTTTATTGACGGTGGCTCGCCATGGAGCTACAAGTGCTTATCAGCAACAGACCACGATTATTCACGTTACCGATCCCAAGGTGCGTGAACAGATTTATCAAGCCTCGGGTCAGCCGTATGTGGGCGGTGACCGTGGGGAGTTGTTCCTCTTTATAGCTGATTTGTATCGTAACGCTAAGATTCGTGAGGAAGCTGGGGTTGATATCGAAGACCTTGCCAGAATGAATCTTTTCCTGCAGGCCTGCCAGGATACTTTGATTGCGGCTCAAAATATGGTGGCCGCAGCTGAATCCTTGGGATTGGGTACTGTTTATTTGGGCTCGATTACTGCTGATCCTCGTTTGGTAATCGAGGCGTTAAAGTTGCCTCGACTGACCTACCCATTGGTTGGTTTGCTAGTTGGGGAGCCGGAACAGAGCCCACAATTTAAGCCCCGCTTACCTCAAAGCATTGTGGTGTCAGAGAATGCTTACCCAGATTTTGAGAATTTCCATGAAGCGCTTGCCGAGTACGATGCGGTGGTACAGCAATACTACGATCTGCGGGACACCACAAAAACAATTGGTACCTTTACTTCGCGCATTGAAAAGCTTTTGGGTAAAGGTGCCGCAGATCAGTCACCAGTTCTAGAGATTCTGCACGAGCAAGGACTTGGACTGAAATAG
- a CDS encoding ADP-ribosylglycohydrolase family protein: MLENHIAGGIYGLALGDAWGRETEFSNYDFIDEDQLEIPPELIITDDTQMSLYVLTAIEKIVKTPGLLDQLNEHHDDAITKARKIFADEFLIYLNDPDNTSLRAPGITVTDSLINWEKHRAHNLPDLTGVEGALDNHSKGCGTIMRAPWIGLLNWSENLTITLAFIQSQTTHNHLAAHLSAAQGALMVHRIMAEVEKHPENPSPKSQTQWWLETSKDVTQKVLEVAKQLAGPSPEEQAEFITTVKNAEKLLNDPEAKTKYNNQDLSAIFGAGWVAEQLYATALAASTLYADQPIEAIRSLVHTSGDSDSLAAVGGAFVGCLNGLNALGNDFLNRFEPRYQKELVEAVERVLTLRK, translated from the coding sequence ATGCTAGAGAATCACATAGCAGGTGGTATCTACGGATTGGCACTTGGAGATGCTTGGGGACGAGAAACCGAATTCTCCAACTACGATTTTATCGATGAAGACCAACTAGAAATTCCTCCAGAGCTAATCATCACCGATGACACCCAAATGAGCCTCTACGTGCTCACTGCCATAGAAAAAATCGTCAAGACCCCAGGCCTGCTCGACCAACTGAATGAACATCACGACGATGCCATCACAAAAGCACGCAAAATCTTCGCAGATGAATTTCTCATCTATTTAAACGACCCTGACAACACCTCCCTCCGTGCCCCAGGTATTACCGTTACCGATTCTCTGATCAACTGGGAGAAACATCGCGCACACAATTTGCCAGATCTAACCGGAGTCGAGGGCGCCCTCGACAATCATTCCAAAGGTTGCGGCACCATCATGAGGGCACCATGGATCGGTTTACTAAACTGGAGCGAGAACCTAACAATCACTCTGGCATTTATCCAATCCCAAACTACACATAACCATCTCGCCGCCCACCTTAGCGCTGCTCAAGGCGCCCTCATGGTCCACAGAATCATGGCCGAGGTCGAAAAGCATCCCGAAAACCCCTCCCCTAAGAGCCAAACACAATGGTGGCTAGAGACTTCAAAAGACGTAACCCAAAAAGTGCTTGAAGTAGCCAAGCAGCTAGCAGGACCTTCACCTGAGGAGCAGGCAGAATTCATCACGACCGTTAAAAATGCGGAAAAGCTATTAAACGATCCTGAAGCAAAAACGAAATACAACAACCAAGATCTATCCGCCATCTTTGGGGCGGGTTGGGTTGCCGAACAACTCTACGCCACAGCCCTGGCAGCCAGTACACTTTACGCCGACCAGCCCATCGAAGCCATCCGCTCACTAGTCCACACCAGCGGCGACTCAGACAGTTTAGCTGCCGTTGGAGGTGCCTTCGTCGGTTGCCTCAACGGCTTAAACGCCCTCGGAAATGATTTCCTAAACAGATTCGAACCACGCTACCAAAAAGAACTTGTGGAAGCGGTCGAAAGAGTGCTAACGCTCAGAAAATAA
- the rpsA gene encoding 30S ribosomal protein S1, whose translation MTTTSQQPGTPQVAINDIGSKEDLIAAIDATIKYFNDGDIVEGTIVKVDHDEVLLDIGYKTEGVILSRELSIKHDVAPEDVVKVGDTIEALVLQKEDKEGRLLLSKKRAQYERAWGAIEKVKEEDGVVRGSVIEVVKGGLILDIGLRGFLPASLVEMRRVRDLQPYIGRELEAKIIELDKNRNNVVLSRRSWLEQTQSEVRSHFLNTLQKGQVRSGVVSSIVNFGAFVDLGGVDGLVHVSELSWKHIDHPGEVVEVGQEVTVEVLDVDMDRERVSLSLKATQEDPWQTFARTHAIGQVVPGKVTKLVPFGAFVHVEDGIEGLVHISELAQRHVEVPEQVVKVGDPVFVKVIDIDLDRRRISLSLKQANEGVDPNAEEFDPSLYGMTAEYDENGNYKYPEGFDPETNEWLEGYDEQREAWEAQYAAAQARWEAHKAQVAAAAEADRESNAAAAAQTEEAPASYSSAPEEMGGTLASDEALAALREKLTNN comes from the coding sequence ATGACCACCACCTCGCAGCAGCCGGGCACCCCGCAGGTTGCCATTAACGACATTGGTTCCAAAGAGGACCTAATTGCCGCCATCGACGCCACCATCAAGTACTTTAATGACGGTGACATTGTTGAAGGCACCATCGTCAAGGTCGACCATGATGAGGTCCTCCTAGACATCGGTTACAAGACCGAAGGGGTAATCCTATCCCGCGAATTGTCCATCAAGCACGACGTTGCACCTGAAGACGTTGTCAAGGTGGGCGACACCATTGAAGCCTTGGTTCTCCAGAAGGAAGACAAAGAAGGCCGTTTGCTGCTGTCCAAGAAGCGTGCACAGTACGAGCGCGCTTGGGGCGCAATCGAAAAGGTCAAGGAAGAAGACGGCGTCGTTCGCGGTTCCGTCATCGAGGTTGTCAAGGGCGGTTTGATCCTAGACATCGGTTTGCGTGGCTTCTTGCCTGCTTCCTTGGTTGAAATGCGTCGCGTCCGTGACCTACAGCCTTACATTGGTCGTGAACTCGAAGCCAAGATCATCGAACTCGACAAGAACCGCAACAACGTTGTGCTTTCGCGTCGTAGCTGGCTCGAGCAGACTCAGTCTGAAGTTCGTTCCCACTTCCTCAACACCTTGCAGAAGGGCCAGGTTCGTTCCGGCGTGGTCTCCTCGATCGTTAACTTCGGTGCGTTCGTTGACCTCGGTGGCGTTGACGGCCTAGTTCACGTTTCTGAACTTTCCTGGAAGCACATCGATCACCCAGGTGAAGTTGTTGAAGTTGGTCAGGAAGTTACCGTTGAGGTTCTTGATGTGGATATGGATCGCGAACGCGTTTCCTTGTCCCTCAAGGCAACTCAGGAAGATCCATGGCAGACCTTCGCACGTACCCACGCCATTGGCCAGGTTGTTCCTGGCAAGGTCACCAAGTTGGTTCCTTTCGGTGCGTTCGTGCATGTTGAAGATGGCATTGAAGGCCTCGTTCACATCTCCGAATTGGCTCAGCGTCACGTTGAGGTTCCGGAACAGGTTGTTAAGGTGGGTGACCCAGTATTCGTTAAGGTCATCGATATCGACTTGGATCGTCGTCGCATCTCCCTCTCCCTCAAGCAGGCTAACGAGGGCGTTGACCCCAACGCTGAAGAGTTCGATCCTTCGTTGTACGGCATGACCGCCGAATACGATGAGAACGGCAACTACAAGTACCCAGAGGGCTTCGACCCAGAGACCAACGAATGGCTCGAAGGTTACGACGAGCAGCGTGAAGCTTGGGAAGCACAGTACGCTGCTGCTCAGGCTCGCTGGGAAGCTCACAAGGCTCAGGTAGCTGCTGCTGCTGAAGCTGACCGTGAGTCCAACGCTGCCGCTGCTGCTCAGACCGAAGAAGCTCCTGCTTCCTACTCTTCCGCTCCGGAAGAAATGGGTGGCACCTTGGCTTCTGATGAAGCTCTTGCTGCTTTGCGCGAGAAGCTCACCAACAACTGA
- a CDS encoding glycoside hydrolase family 3 N-terminal domain-containing protein — translation MKKPSRIVKATLATGVAGALVASMGIGSVAFAADKTPEPAPTDNAEAKAEEILKTLTLDEKLGQLIWTHVYGANANEVTEEQQKKNQNVFGQDVKTPAEAVKKWNLGGVLYFNWSGNIGSPADLEQIATLSNGLQDAAKATGKKIPLAISVDQEGGIVARLRHSITDFPGNMALGATRSEELAKKQAEINGRELRSVGINVDFAPTVDVNTNPQNPVIGVRSYSSNPELVSLLGAAQITGYQSQGVSATAKHFPGHGDTSTDSHSSLPVVAYGQETLDEHLKPFKAAIDAGVDMIMTAHVIVNAVDPDQPATLSKKVLTDLLRDKMGFKGIITTDAIDMEGAQLAVMSEQEKKDYENWKCKGTTSFNGGENTAPDKAEACVDLMKKIRSRVTVQAVKAGSDIVLNTYDVEASFNGLKNALKDGTLTQKHIDDSVKRVLTWKARRGVLDQKNVKPDEVTQHVRTAADQFVASQVDSKMVTLVKNDNNILPLKAGQKVLVTGSTYGNPEKLQPKLDALGFETKFETTAKLNPTEAEIAAQVKAAQDVDAIIYTSFKAYNQPEQAEAVKQLAATGKPVIVVATSVPYDSAALPSAVAVLNVYGNQDPNHDGAARALAGVINPTGQLPVAVPALADVPGSKALPYGYGLSYSSRNIVIPPRHAEKPAGDIFKDVTSDSAFAGEINFLKELGVTTGWADGTFRPLQPITREAMAAFLARIVRSHLNEDGKEKLDEMVSKEKTFTDTKGNPFEKDIMAIRALGLTTGWADGTYRPLAHINRDAMAAMLQRTCQIDTNLLVENICSSAVSNLKPIEKADQVFVDVPADSLFAKHIQWAKTAGITTGWADLTYRPLEPISREAMAAFLYRLQNNIVK, via the coding sequence ATGAAAAAACCATCCAGAATCGTAAAAGCGACCCTAGCCACCGGTGTAGCTGGTGCGCTGGTTGCCAGTATGGGGATAGGCAGCGTAGCATTCGCCGCTGACAAAACCCCGGAACCAGCCCCAACCGATAACGCCGAAGCAAAAGCGGAAGAGATTCTCAAGACACTAACCCTTGATGAGAAACTCGGCCAGCTAATTTGGACCCACGTTTATGGGGCAAACGCTAACGAAGTGACCGAAGAACAACAGAAGAAAAATCAAAACGTTTTCGGTCAAGACGTTAAAACTCCAGCCGAGGCCGTCAAAAAGTGGAACCTTGGTGGTGTCCTATACTTCAACTGGTCAGGCAACATTGGTAGCCCAGCCGACCTCGAACAAATAGCCACCCTTTCCAACGGTCTGCAAGATGCTGCGAAAGCAACCGGGAAAAAGATCCCACTAGCAATCTCAGTTGACCAAGAAGGTGGCATCGTGGCACGACTACGCCACTCGATTACCGATTTCCCAGGCAACATGGCACTTGGAGCAACCCGCAGCGAAGAACTCGCCAAAAAACAAGCCGAAATCAACGGCCGCGAACTACGCTCGGTTGGCATCAACGTCGACTTCGCTCCCACAGTAGACGTCAACACCAACCCGCAAAACCCAGTAATTGGGGTTCGCTCATACAGCTCAAACCCTGAACTAGTATCCCTACTTGGGGCCGCCCAAATCACCGGGTATCAAAGCCAAGGTGTTTCGGCCACGGCCAAGCACTTCCCAGGACACGGAGACACCTCCACCGACTCGCACAGCTCACTTCCCGTTGTGGCCTACGGTCAAGAAACCCTTGACGAACACCTCAAACCTTTCAAGGCCGCAATCGATGCCGGCGTTGACATGATCATGACTGCACACGTGATTGTGAACGCAGTCGACCCAGACCAACCTGCCACTCTCTCCAAGAAGGTCCTAACTGACCTACTTCGTGACAAGATGGGATTCAAGGGGATCATCACCACTGACGCCATTGACATGGAAGGTGCCCAGCTCGCAGTCATGAGCGAACAAGAAAAGAAGGACTACGAAAACTGGAAGTGTAAAGGCACCACCAGCTTCAACGGGGGAGAAAACACCGCTCCCGACAAGGCAGAAGCCTGCGTAGACCTAATGAAGAAGATACGTTCCCGCGTCACAGTACAAGCCGTCAAAGCAGGATCCGATATCGTTCTAAATACCTACGATGTCGAAGCCTCCTTCAATGGCCTCAAAAACGCCCTCAAGGATGGCACCCTCACTCAAAAGCATATTGACGATTCCGTCAAACGAGTCCTCACCTGGAAGGCACGCCGTGGCGTCCTCGACCAGAAAAATGTCAAACCAGACGAAGTTACCCAACATGTGCGGACCGCGGCAGACCAATTTGTGGCCAGCCAGGTAGACAGCAAGATGGTGACCCTAGTCAAGAACGACAACAACATCCTTCCGCTAAAGGCCGGACAAAAAGTCCTCGTCACAGGTTCCACCTACGGCAACCCCGAGAAACTACAGCCGAAACTAGACGCCCTAGGATTTGAAACCAAGTTCGAAACTACAGCGAAGCTCAACCCAACCGAGGCCGAAATTGCTGCTCAAGTAAAGGCGGCCCAGGATGTAGATGCCATCATCTACACCAGCTTCAAAGCCTACAACCAGCCCGAGCAAGCCGAAGCCGTGAAACAGTTGGCTGCCACCGGTAAACCCGTCATTGTGGTCGCAACCTCGGTACCATACGACTCGGCCGCCCTACCAAGCGCAGTCGCAGTACTCAACGTTTACGGCAACCAGGACCCCAACCATGACGGTGCCGCCCGCGCCCTAGCTGGGGTAATCAACCCAACCGGCCAGCTCCCCGTAGCAGTGCCCGCACTCGCAGACGTGCCCGGCTCCAAAGCCCTCCCATACGGTTATGGGCTTAGCTACTCGTCACGAAACATTGTGATCCCACCACGCCATGCTGAAAAGCCAGCCGGTGACATCTTCAAAGATGTCACGTCTGACAGCGCCTTTGCCGGAGAAATTAACTTCCTCAAAGAACTTGGCGTCACCACCGGCTGGGCTGACGGTACCTTCCGGCCTCTACAGCCAATCACCCGTGAAGCCATGGCGGCCTTCCTCGCCCGCATCGTCAGGTCACACCTAAACGAAGATGGGAAAGAAAAACTTGACGAAATGGTGTCCAAAGAAAAAACCTTCACTGACACCAAGGGCAACCCATTCGAAAAGGACATCATGGCAATCAGGGCACTAGGTCTAACCACAGGTTGGGCCGACGGCACTTACCGGCCACTCGCACATATCAACCGTGACGCTATGGCCGCAATGCTACAGCGCACCTGCCAGATCGACACCAACCTACTCGTCGAAAACATCTGCTCCAGCGCGGTCTCAAACCTGAAACCAATCGAAAAAGCAGATCAAGTATTCGTCGACGTGCCAGCCGACAGCCTATTCGCCAAGCACATCCAGTGGGCCAAGACTGCCGGTATCACCACCGGTTGGGCAGATCTAACTTACCGTCCACTAGAACCAATCAGCCGTGAAGCCATGGCTGCCTTCCTCTACCGCCTACAAAACAACATCGTTAAGTAA
- the coaE gene encoding dephospho-CoA kinase (Dephospho-CoA kinase (CoaE) performs the final step in coenzyme A biosynthesis.) translates to MLSEQDSWARRLTQNAQKPSSQQAKTIGLTGGIGSGKSTFAKAFLAAQPNWTLVDADQISRALTAPGGEALPAIAQTFGEILIIDGQLDRAALAQAIFTNPEQKNALENILHPLIRAQTEQQIQQAHQRGQHVLLDVPLMFETGYDDLCTQIITITAPIDTRIKRLQERGITPSDAQKRIQAQLADEAKLARSHWQVNNGGKIESLENNASYLSKLLAHATSDKK, encoded by the coding sequence ATGCTAAGCGAACAAGACAGCTGGGCCCGTCGGTTAACCCAAAATGCCCAAAAGCCATCATCCCAACAGGCAAAAACCATCGGCCTAACAGGTGGAATCGGCAGCGGTAAAAGCACCTTCGCCAAAGCATTCCTAGCGGCACAACCGAACTGGACGCTAGTTGACGCCGACCAAATCTCGCGGGCGCTCACTGCACCTGGGGGAGAAGCACTCCCCGCTATCGCCCAAACATTCGGTGAAATACTCATCATCGACGGTCAACTCGACCGGGCCGCCCTCGCCCAAGCAATCTTCACCAACCCCGAACAGAAAAACGCCCTCGAAAACATTCTGCACCCACTCATCCGCGCACAAACCGAACAACAAATCCAGCAAGCACACCAGAGGGGACAACACGTCCTGCTTGACGTCCCGCTCATGTTTGAGACTGGATACGATGACCTATGCACCCAAATCATCACCATCACCGCACCAATCGACACCAGAATCAAGCGACTACAAGAACGGGGGATTACTCCCTCAGATGCGCAAAAAAGAATACAAGCACAACTAGCTGATGAAGCAAAGCTCGCGCGTTCTCACTGGCAAGTCAACAATGGTGGAAAAATAGAAAGCCTTGAAAACAATGCCTCATATCTGAGCAAACTGTTAGCTCACGCCACAAGCGATAAAAAATGA